Below is a window of Longimicrobiales bacterium DNA.
AGGACGTCCATCTGCTCCCCCGCTGAAAAGGGTGATACGTCACTTGCGTCGTGACTGCGCTCGGTGTTCGACTTCACGCCTCGCTCGCTGCCGCGACCTGCTGCCAGAGTCGGAAGAAGTTGCCACCCATGATCTTGCCGATCTCCTCGTCGCTGTAGCCCGCGTCCATGAGCGCGTCCACGATCGCGCGAAAGTTCGCTTCTTCACCGAACTCCGGGATGTACTCCATCCCCCGCAGGTCGCTCGCGATGGCCACGTGATCGATGCCCACCAGGTCCCTCACATGACTGATGTGCGCGACCATGTCGGTGACGCTCCCGAGCGCCTTCGCGGGCCAGATCCCGATGATGCCTCCGCGCGCGGCGATCGCCTCGATCTCCTCGTCGGTGATGTAGCGCGCACCATCGTGCAGCGCCTTGACGCCCGTGTGGCTGAAGACCATCGGCTGGGAGGAGACCTCCAGCGCGTCCATCAGTGTCGGGGTGTTCGCGTGGGCGAGGTCGACGATGATCCCCAGGCGGTTGGCCTCACGGATCAGCTCGCGGCCGAAGTCCGTCAGCCCCTCGTCGATGTACGGCTCCGTCTGCTTGTGGCCGACGTCGTTGTTCAGGAAGTGGATGAGCTGGACCAGACGCACCCCGCGACGATGGATCTCGCGCAGGTTGTCGAGACTCCCCTCGATGCCGTCCGCGCCCTCCAGCGCCGCCATGATCGAGAGCTTCCCCTGCCGCTTCGCCTCCAGCACCACATCGGGTGAAACCGCGAGCACGGCGTCACCGTCCTCCACCGTCCTCGTGATCCGCGCGAGCCGATCCAGCATGAAGGCGAAGCCGTCGCCCGGCTCGAGCGGGTAGACCTCGTCACCTCGGAGGCGTGGTACGCTGCTGCCGTCCGCCCCGGTGTAGCCGCCGTGGAACGCCGCGTCGCTGCTGACGTTCGCGACGATCAGATCGATGTTGCCGCGCCGATACGTCGCCAGCTCGTCCGCCTCGATCTTCTCGACATTCGCGCGGTGAAAGCGGCTGGGGTGGGCGTGGATGTCCGCGAAGACGTGGTCCTGGTGGATCGCCGCGACCCGCGCGTCCCGCTCCGCGACCTGCGAGTCCGGCCCGGACTGGCATGCGCCAAGCGCCAGTCCCACGAGGAGCACCCTGCCGGTAGTTGCCGCGAACGCCATGACGTCTCTCCTGACCCTGGTGAACCGATCAGAGGCGTCGGCCACGCGACGACCTCACACACGCAATGCACGGCGATGCCCGCCGCTTCCCCGAGGAACGGCGCAGCTTCGCCCCGAACGCCCGGTGCGTTCGGCGCCCGCGAGGCGTACGACGACTGCACGCGACAGACGCGCAGCGCCCCGGCCGTCGGCCACGACGGCGCCCACGGGCAATCAGCCCTCGTGCTGTTGATGCGATGCAGATCCGGACGTGCCGGATCATCAGTCCAGGGTCAGCAGTGCAGGCAGTCGCGGAGTCCCGTTACCGCTGCACTCTGACATATCGTTCGCGAGCGGGCGGCAGGACGGCGTCCGGCCACCAGGCGGCGGTGTCCCCGAGGCGATGGGTGTCCGTTCCCACCATCGCCTTTGGCGACCCGCCCGCCTCACGCTCATCTGCGTCAGGCAGGTCTATCGCGCCGCGTGCGACGCGGCGTTCCATATTTTGGAATTGATTTCCAGTTTGAGGGTACTGCGGGGGCGAGATTTCGGCAAGCTCCCGCCCCGTCAGCGGCTCTGTGCGCCTGCGTCGTTCGCCCCCGGCAGCCCCGCGGCCGGCGCATCGCCCCACCACCAGAACGTCGGCCCGGGCCGCTCGCGCGGGTACACCTCCGCGAGCGTGTCCGCGTCGTAGAGCCGACCGTTCTTCATCACCAGCCGCAGCGTGTTCGTGTTGCGGATGTCGTCGAGCGGATTCGCGGCGAGCACGAGCAGGTCCGCGAGCTTGCCGGGCTCGATCGAGCCGAGATCCTGGTCGAGGCCGATCGCGTCCGCGCCGTGCAGCGTGGCCGCGCGCAGCACCTGGTGCGGCGTCATCCCACCCGAGGCGAGCGCCCACATCTCCCAGTGGAAGCCGAGCCCCTGCGTCTGGCCGTGGCTGCCCACGCCGACGCGGCCACCGGCATCGACGAGCCGCGCGGCAAAGCGCGCATGCTCGTCGAACACGTGTTCCTCGGGCATGGTCCACTGGCCGCGGCGACGGGTGGCGCGGTCCACCTCGTCG
It encodes the following:
- a CDS encoding membrane dipeptidase, with the protein product MAFAATTGRVLLVGLALGACQSGPDSQVAERDARVAAIHQDHVFADIHAHPSRFHRANVEKIEADELATYRRGNIDLIVANVSSDAAFHGGYTGADGSSVPRLRGDEVYPLEPGDGFAFMLDRLARITRTVEDGDAVLAVSPDVVLEAKRQGKLSIMAALEGADGIEGSLDNLREIHRRGVRLVQLIHFLNNDVGHKQTEPYIDEGLTDFGRELIREANRLGIIVDLAHANTPTLMDALEVSSQPMVFSHTGVKALHDGARYITDEEIEAIAARGGIIGIWPAKALGSVTDMVAHISHVRDLVGIDHVAIASDLRGMEYIPEFGEEANFRAIVDALMDAGYSDEEIGKIMGGNFFRLWQQVAAASEA
- a CDS encoding amidohydrolase family protein, giving the protein TTLTDILTYADLVETGDILGPRIFHTGPGIDRNDGIRTLDDARTVLRRYKEYYGTGTIKQYTAGTRLQRQLIVMAARELELMPTTEASLNFRLELTQNLDGYPGHEHNWIVQPLYGDIVDLMVANGTTYTPTLLVTYGGPPAANWFYEREDVHDDAKLRRLTPHDEVDRATRRRGQWTMPEEHVFDEHARFAARLVDAGGRVGVGSHGQTQGLGFHWEMWALASGGMTPHQVLRAATLHGADAIGLDQDLGSIEPGKLADLLVLAANPLDDIRNTNTLRLVMKNGRLYDADTLAEVYPRERPGPTFWWWGDAPAAGLPGANDAGAQSR